From the genome of Methanobacterium sp., one region includes:
- a CDS encoding elongation factor 1-beta yields the protein MGEVIATIKLMPESPEVDLEQMKEDIKTSIPEGAEFHKIDEEPIAFGLVALNVMVIVGDAEGGTEKVEENLAKVKGVSNVEVTDTRRLM from the coding sequence ATGGGAGAAGTAATAGCAACAATAAAATTAATGCCAGAAAGTCCTGAAGTTGACTTAGAGCAAATGAAAGAAGATATTAAAACATCAATTCCTGAAGGTGCGGAATTTCATAAAATAGACGAAGAACCAATTGCATTTGGTCTTGTAGCACTCAACGTGATGGTTATTGTAGGCGACGCTGAAGGTGGAACTGAGAAAGTTGAAGAAAACCTTGCAAAAGTCAAAGGCGTTAGCAACGTTGAAGTTACAGACACAAGAAGACTCATGTAA
- a CDS encoding RNA-guided endonuclease TnpB family protein, with translation MKTVTKSYKYRIYPNKEQQSILEFNMGSARFVFNHVKVMYELYRKQAGEYGLKPVYANRKLFNNILNDLKKHHPFLKEANSTALQKAYDDLINAYKMMGKANHGWVKFKSRKNPVQSFRTLNAKIVEGKLKLPKIKSLIPMKYSRKVRGDILTATISRNNSNQYFVSFNVKNSPVKALKKTNQVVGIDLGLKDLATFSNGFKTGKIYLKEVDNKIRRYNQILSKRVKNGCNWLKVKTKLNQLYQKKKDIINDFLHKTTTRIVHEFDEIYVGNVNSQLGLKNKYLAKTTADQHWFEFKRQLQYKSDWYDKHFRVVDEKYTSKTCSNCGYVTEVLDLNIRRWICPKCNIEHDRDINAAYNILTVGTTGLAFGKTNNQLVD, from the coding sequence ATGAAAACTGTGACTAAATCCTATAAATATAGAATATATCCGAATAAAGAGCAACAGAGTATATTAGAATTTAATATGGGCAGTGCACGCTTTGTTTTCAACCATGTTAAAGTCATGTATGAACTATATAGAAAACAGGCAGGGGAATATGGTTTAAAACCAGTATATGCAAACAGAAAACTGTTCAATAACATATTAAATGATTTAAAGAAGCATCATCCATTTTTAAAAGAAGCTAACAGCACAGCCCTTCAAAAAGCATATGATGACCTCATAAATGCCTATAAAATGATGGGTAAAGCTAATCATGGATGGGTGAAATTCAAATCCCGTAAAAACCCTGTACAATCATTCAGAACCTTAAACGCTAAAATAGTGGAGGGGAAATTGAAACTACCCAAAATCAAATCATTAATCCCCATGAAATATAGTAGAAAAGTTCGTGGAGACATATTAACTGCAACTATCAGCAGAAACAATTCTAACCAATATTTTGTAAGTTTTAATGTTAAAAATAGTCCTGTTAAGGCTTTGAAAAAGACTAATCAAGTAGTGGGTATTGATCTTGGATTGAAGGATTTAGCAACATTTAGTAATGGCTTTAAAACAGGTAAAATCTATTTAAAAGAGGTTGACAACAAAATAAGGAGATATAATCAAATATTAAGTAAAAGAGTTAAGAATGGGTGTAATTGGCTGAAAGTGAAAACCAAGCTTAACCAGTTATACCAGAAGAAAAAGGATATTATAAATGATTTTTTACATAAAACAACAACACGAATAGTACATGAATTTGATGAAATCTATGTTGGGAATGTGAACAGCCAGTTGGGATTGAAAAATAAGTATTTAGCAAAGACTACAGCAGATCAGCATTGGTTTGAGTTCAAGCGACAACTACAATATAAGTCTGATTGGTATGATAAACATTTTAGAGTTGTTGATGAGAAATACACTTCTAAAACTTGCAGTAATTGTGGATATGTTACAGAAGTTTTGGATTTGAATATTCGCAGATGGATATGCCCCAAATGCAATATAGAGCATGATAGGGACATAAACGCTGCATATAATATTCTAACCGTGGGAACCACGGGGCTTGCCTTTGGTAAAACCAACAATCAGTTGGTGGATTAG
- a CDS encoding DUF4118 domain-containing protein, which translates to MALRELILRYATRWVDYDMQKRLEKEGILGPWDVSSRIMACINSRASSENLIRLAHRFADNFNAEWLAVYVEPSYKIKTGTEESLQLEKNLKLAEELGGKIFRLTGVDIVQEIISFARSKNISLIIIGHSKRSRIEAWIRGSVVNEIIRKGSPIQVLVVKGGQDGENEEMLPQIERKDYLDLSTYWRPLSVSLLSTGLTLIVSLLIWPFLEAINIPMIFIIPIVFSGLIAGKKGGILASVMAVLFFDFFFVPPYFTFHVADLRFIPTFIVLFIVGIITSFLADTIKKQVEYTRQREEFIASLYDFSKDLLVSRDLNDFLNRITDYIWDLFNYDVLIILPDDNENLKIVSRRGDNVHFDGRDLGVVNWVFEHKKPAGYGTDTLTSSKWYYLPLSAHGLKLGVLAVAAYNFDITNEQKHLLESYTGIVSIALANYLK; encoded by the coding sequence GTGGCACTTCGAGAACTGATACTTAGATATGCAACCAGATGGGTAGATTACGATATGCAAAAGCGCCTTGAAAAAGAAGGTATTCTGGGTCCCTGGGATGTCAGTTCCAGAATAATGGCGTGTATAAACTCAAGAGCTTCTTCAGAAAACCTTATACGCCTTGCACATAGATTTGCTGATAATTTTAATGCGGAATGGCTTGCAGTTTATGTAGAACCATCTTACAAAATTAAAACTGGAACTGAAGAAAGTTTACAGCTTGAAAAAAATCTGAAGCTCGCTGAAGAGCTTGGAGGAAAAATTTTTAGATTGACAGGTGTTGATATAGTCCAAGAAATTATTTCTTTTGCCAGATCTAAAAACATAAGTTTAATTATTATTGGGCATTCAAAGAGATCCCGCATTGAAGCATGGATAAGGGGTTCAGTGGTCAATGAAATCATTCGAAAAGGAAGTCCCATCCAGGTCCTTGTAGTTAAAGGAGGTCAAGACGGTGAAAATGAAGAAATGCTCCCACAAATAGAGAGAAAAGACTATTTAGACTTAAGCACATACTGGAGGCCTCTTAGTGTAAGTCTTTTAAGTACGGGACTTACATTAATTGTAAGCCTTTTAATATGGCCGTTTTTAGAAGCGATTAATATTCCCATGATATTTATAATACCCATAGTTTTTAGCGGCCTGATTGCCGGGAAAAAAGGAGGTATTTTAGCATCTGTAATGGCAGTGCTATTTTTTGACTTTTTCTTCGTTCCACCCTATTTTACTTTCCATGTTGCAGACTTACGTTTCATACCAACCTTTATCGTGTTGTTTATTGTTGGTATAATAACCAGTTTCCTGGCAGACACAATTAAAAAACAGGTTGAATATACAAGGCAGCGGGAAGAATTTATAGCATCTCTCTATGATTTCAGTAAGGATTTATTGGTTTCAAGAGACTTAAATGATTTTTTAAATAGAATTACTGATTACATATGGGATTTATTCAATTATGACGTTTTAATTATTTTACCTGATGATAATGAGAATTTAAAAATAGTATCTCGAAGAGGTGATAATGTTCATTTTGATGGACGTGATTTAGGGGTGGTTAATTGGGTTTTTGAGCATAAAAAACCTGCAGGTTATGGAACTGATACTTTAACATCGTCAAAATGGTATTATCTACCTTTA
- the pth2 gene encoding aminoacyl-tRNA hydrolase — protein MKQVMVIRTDLKMGKGKMAAQACHASLGAYKKADPKKIRKWELEGEKKVVVRVKDLSELYEVYEIVKSTDIPAYLVQDAGRTELPKGTVTCLGIGPDEDEKIDKITNELKLL, from the coding sequence ATGAAACAGGTCATGGTCATAAGAACAGATCTTAAAATGGGTAAGGGAAAAATGGCAGCCCAGGCATGTCACGCCAGTTTAGGTGCCTACAAAAAAGCGGATCCAAAAAAAATTCGAAAATGGGAGTTAGAAGGTGAGAAAAAGGTTGTTGTAAGGGTTAAAGATTTAAGTGAGCTTTATGAAGTCTATGAAATTGTTAAAAGCACTGATATTCCAGCATATCTTGTACAGGATGCTGGAAGGACAGAATTGCCAAAAGGTACTGTAACATGCCTTGGAATAGGTCCTGATGAAGATGAAAAGATAGATAAAATAACAAATGAATTGAAATTGCTATAA
- a CDS encoding PsbP-related protein, which translates to MKKYALFVIAILALVVFASGCTVTQNQTSTQPTVPTKTYSGSGVSFSYPENWQELTQISSPNAVVAFGDPNSVDQSTGNVNTLVVVQKAALPAGSTLKQIYDSTYQQFAAQDSSFKTISDTTATVDGTTAYVNTHTINVDGVQKQEKAVWLEKNGNIYVILCGALPDAFEGQQANFNAIINTFKVQ; encoded by the coding sequence ATGAAAAAATATGCATTATTTGTAATAGCTATTTTAGCTTTAGTAGTTTTTGCATCTGGTTGTACAGTTACCCAAAATCAGACCTCAACTCAACCAACTGTACCTACAAAAACATATTCTGGAAGTGGGGTTTCATTCAGTTATCCTGAAAACTGGCAGGAGCTTACTCAAATAAGTTCACCAAACGCTGTTGTGGCATTTGGAGATCCTAATTCAGTTGATCAATCAACAGGAAATGTAAACACGCTTGTTGTGGTTCAAAAGGCTGCATTGCCTGCAGGATCTACCTTAAAACAGATCTATGATTCAACTTATCAACAATTCGCTGCACAGGATTCAAGCTTTAAAACAATTTCTGACACCACAGCAACAGTTGACGGCACCACAGCTTATGTGAATACGCATACCATTAATGTTGACGGCGTCCAAAAACAGGAAAAAGCTGTATGGCTTGAAAAAAACGGTAATATTTATGTAATTCTCTGTGGAGCATTACCTGATGCCTTTGAGGGACAACAGGCTAATTTTAATGCCATAATAAACACTTTCAAGGTACAGTAA
- a CDS encoding zinc finger domain-containing protein, producing MEKIECTSCKQEIPPVETCVKFQCPECEEIIYRCQKCRTFGHLYTCKCGFTGP from the coding sequence ATGGAGAAAATAGAATGTACATCATGTAAACAGGAAATACCACCTGTAGAGACCTGTGTGAAATTTCAGTGCCCAGAATGTGAAGAGATAATTTACAGATGCCAGAAATGTAGAACATTTGGCCATCTTTACACATGTAAATGTGGATTTACTGGCCCTTAA
- a CDS encoding delta 1-pyrroline-5-carboxylate synthetase has product MEWVVKLGGSLFPEDAVKFCKSLVGKNAVVICGGGEFANKIREYDEYMEFSNSASHKTAILCMDIMGMLVADKVDGAEAVYSLEDAVKVLNDGKLPVLLPSKLLAYLDPLEHSWKVTSDSISVYIAWLLKTKILIVTNVDGIYNFDPSIDGAKLIKNISAKKLLTFGETSVDENLPELLLKYRLDCYVVNGKYPQRAISIIEGKSSKYTFIGVEGN; this is encoded by the coding sequence ATGGAATGGGTAGTTAAATTAGGAGGGAGTTTATTCCCTGAAGATGCAGTAAAATTTTGTAAATCACTTGTTGGTAAAAATGCTGTTGTAATCTGCGGTGGTGGAGAATTTGCAAATAAAATAAGAGAATATGATGAATATATGGAATTTTCAAATTCTGCTTCCCATAAAACTGCTATTCTATGTATGGATATTATGGGAATGCTTGTAGCAGATAAAGTAGATGGTGCAGAAGCAGTTTATTCACTAGAAGATGCAGTAAAAGTTTTAAATGATGGGAAACTTCCAGTACTGCTTCCCTCTAAATTGTTGGCATATCTTGATCCGCTGGAGCACTCCTGGAAGGTAACTTCAGATTCTATATCAGTTTATATAGCATGGCTTTTAAAAACCAAAATATTAATAGTAACAAACGTAGATGGTATATATAACTTTGACCCATCCATTGATGGAGCAAAGCTTATAAAAAATATAAGTGCTAAAAAACTACTAACTTTTGGTGAAACATCAGTTGATGAAAATTTACCTGAACTTTTACTTAAATACAGATTAGACTGTTATGTTGTTAATGGAAAATATCCGCAAAGAGCTATTTCTATAATTGAAGGTAAAAGTTCAAAATACACGTTTATTGGAGTTGAAGGAAATTGA